TTGGTTCAGGATGCGCCGCACACGTTCCAAGAGGAGTGGTCGGCTTTTTCCATTCATGCTTAGGGACAATGCCGGTGCTGGTTTGGCCATTTCCTGCACTTGCACCAGCGCCTTGGCGAAAGCAAATCGGTCGCCTGTGGCGGCCAGAGCCGCATCGTCGCAACAATTTTCGCGTTCGTGGCGAATGATTTGCGACATCCACCAGACTGCGGGGTGATAGTAAAAGAGGGTTTCGATGAATGCTTGAACAAGATTGAAAAGCCAATCGCGACGGGCGATGTGTGCCAGCTCATGCGCCAACACAGCTTCCACCTCGGCTGGGCTGAGACGATTGACCAACCCGATGGGCAACAAAACGACTGGCTTGAGCCAACCTATGGCTATCGGTGCGTGCACGAGCGCCGATTCGAGCAGGCGGACAGGCCTCGAAATGCCGAGCTGCGTGCCGAGCACAGCCATTTTTTCTTCCCAAATATCCGAAAGCGGAATGCCGCTCTTTCGCAAATAACCCACTTGCCAAAGCCCGACTGCCAAGCGCAGCAAGAAAAACCCAAAGCCGAGCAGCCATACCGCCACGACGAACGGATGGTTCGACTCCAGCCACTGGGTGATTGCTTGCCAGAAAACTGGCTCCGCTAACAGTGCCTCCGAGACGAAATAGGGACCCAGCGGTGGGCGACTTTCTGAAAAAACCTCGCTGACGGCACCTCGCGTTTGAGGCTGGCAAGTCCATGCGAAGGTGGCCAGCCCCGAAGCAAAAACCATCAACATCGCTCCATAAGATGCCCAATAGCGGTGCCTTGCCTTTTTCAGACGGGACAAAACAAGGAGCAACGCAAGGGCCGCCAGAGCGCCTTGCCAAAGGGAGTGGACAAGCGTCCAGCCAAGGGCGCGGACAATCGCGTCTGATGCGAAGAGGTTCATGGTCATGATTTAGGCTGTTGTTGTTCGAGTTGGGCAATGAGCGACTTGATTTCGTCTAGCTCCTCCGAGCTGGCTTCGTGACTGCCGAGGGCTTGCATCACCAGCCGGGCAGCGCTGCCCCGGAAAGTGTTGTCCACAAACTGCTGCAATAGAAGCGATTGAGTGTCTTCTTCTCGCACCGCAGCCGCATAGACGTGTGTGCGCCCATCTTCCTCACGACTCACCAGCCCTTTCTCAAACATGATTTGCATCAGTTTCAGCGTAGTGGTGTAGCCAGCGGATTCTTTGGGTTTGGCGACGTTGCGAGCAGCCATGGCGTTGCTCTTGCGCCGTTCGTTCAGGAGGTCGTTCACTGTGCGCACAGTGCTCGGCCCTTTCTCCCAAAGGATGTGGAGGATTTCGAGTTCGGAATCGGTTGGTTTGTTGATTGGCATGGTTGAAAAGCGTTTGTGTCCGTTGGCAATTGCGCGATACGAACGCAAAGATTCTACGAAGTATTTCGTAGTTGCAAATTTTTCTACGAAAATTTTCGTAGAACCGACATTGTGCGTGAAAAAAGAGTTGGCAAAGCCGCCAAAGGTGGGGCAAAGGTTAGCGCAAGTTCTGCCCTTGTTCGCATCCTAGTCAGCATGGAGCGGCGAAATGGCTGCTGAGCCTGACATCTCACTCCGCCGCTTGCTGTTGGCGGGGACGCCACTACTGTACGGAATGTATGGGCGCTCTGCTTTTTTGTCATGTTGTAAACATCTGCCCGCTCTAAAACGAGCAAAACGCAGGGATTTTCCCTTCGTAACATGGACAGATTTTTACAAAATGACAAACGTAGAGTACACAAAAAGCATCTTTTCCAACATTCCGTACACCTATGGCGGGGACGCCAACAGCGGCACCAAATTTTCTTAGAATCGACATTGTGCGTGAAAAAAGGGTTGGCAAAGCCGCCAAAGGTGGGGCAAAGGTTAGCACAGCTTCTGCCCTTGTTCGCATCCTAGTCAGCATGGAGCGGCGAAATGGCTGCTGAGCCTGACATCTCACTCCGCCGCTTGCTGTTGGCGGGGACGCCAACAGCGGCACCAAAAAAGCCGCAAAGGTGAGGCAGAAATCATACCTTGATTCGCTAGGATTTGTCGGATGAGCATGATTGATGCACCTGATTTTGAGCAGATTGCGATTGCAGCCATGCCCAAAACTTGGCGGCGCGAGGTACAGCATGGGGTCGTAAGACCCTCGCGGGGAGGGCAGAAGCAAAGGGAAGGAATGAGGCGGGCGAGCACTACGCCTCTGTCACCGTCGTCAGAATGTCTCGACGCAACACAGTCAGGGTCTCAAACTTTTCGGGTTTGGCCGTCGCGTAGCGCCCCGCCTTGAAACGTTCCCAAGCGCGACGCGCGACATCCGTGTATCGCTCGACAAAGAACCCAAGGGCAACGAGAAGTAAGGGGAGCGCCCACTGTCCACTCGCCCAGCCCAGCCAAGTCGGCACAAACCGATATGCCGCCCAAAGCGCGAGGGGGAAGGTGATGAGTCCGGCGAGCATTTTCACGGTGGAGCTATAACCTATGTATAGGTCGAGTTTTTTGTTGAGCAGCCAAGGCAAATAGCAGGGCAGGAACCAGAACGCATAGCCCACCATATATGGCACCCACCCAGCCACCAGCAAGAAAGTGTCTGCGAACGTGAGCCATCCTCGATTGGGCGACACCCATGCTCGCACGCCTAAGTCGCTCAGCCGAGTGGCGGAGAGCCTGCGGAAATAGTGTTTGACTTGTGCGTTGAGGGCTGTGTCGTCAAGGCGTGTTTCTGCCAGATGTTTTAGTTTGAAAAAATTGGCCTTCAAAGCGTTGGGATGCTCGTTTTTCAATATTTCCTCTAGCCGGCCAATGAATTTTTCGCCTTTTTCATCGCGGGTGTGGACGGTCAGCGCGGCGACGCGGCGTTGCAGCTCGTTGGTAAAATCCTGCACGGCCCGCTCCGGGTTCTGTTGCCAAGCCTCCGCCCAATCGCGGGGCCAGATGGGCTGGCCGCAATGGACCACTACTTGGCTTCTGAACAGATGCGGGGCATCGTAGGTGAGACCAATGGGAATGATTTTCACCCCCAAATTCCAGTTGTTCCGACTTTCTGCCCCGAAGGCGATGCGCGCGGTGCCCGTTTTGAAATCACGAACCCATCGGTGCATCCAGCTGGTGCCTTCGGCGGCGATGAACAACACGCCGTTTTTTTCCAAATGCTGAAAAGACTGTTTGAAAGCGGCGGCGTTGTTGCGTTCCTCGCCTGCTTCCACGTCTTCGCGGCGCTTCACGGGGATGCAAAAAAGTCGCGTGAGCAACCAATTGCTCACGGGGTGTTTGAAGAGGCCATAGTTGGCCAAAAAAAACATTTCCTGACGAACTGGCATGCCGGGATTGAACACGTCCATGAGGGTGCTGGGATGATTGGGCACCACGATGGCCGGGCCGTCGAATCGGTAGTTTTCCGCGCCGAGCACCAAGCGACGTCGAAAAAAAACGGTGATACCGAACCACCCCAACACCCGCAACAAAAAGTAAATGAGGCGGAGCAAGGGATGCAGTCGGATGTTGCGATAGGGCATGATATCGTCGGGCTTTTGACCCGGCAAATGTATGCTGATGGCACGATTATCACACCACCGTGGCCACACTGCTGGGCATTTTCAAATTTGCCACGAAGTCGCAAAGACGCAAAGCAAAATTCTCATTGATAGTCAACGCAAATCAGCCCCATCCGCTTCACTTGGCCGTGCAAGCCCTGGGTACAGGGTCTGACAAGGTGTTTTTGAACGAACGGCGCTCGCAATCCTTTGAAAATCATACAAATCAATCAAGGGGATCCCTGCCTTGCCAATGGGCAGGTTCAAATTCTCTTTAATCTGGGTATAGTTGTCAAAAAATTTGACACAGCAGCGCCAAGCAACATGGTCTGTAAAACCCACAGCCCCTCCAAAATATACCTTGATTCGCATTTATCAGGTGCTCTTGATAGATACCCTTGATTTTGAGCAGATTGCGATTGCAGGTATGCCCAAAACTTGGCTGCGCAAGGTATACATGGAGAGGCTGTGAGTCGTAATCGTCGGCGCAAGCGTCTCTTATCGGATGATTGTCACATCTCCTTTGAACAATTCCACCTCGCCGTCGAGGAATTCTATTTCGGCCCACCAGACATATACCCCCGTATGGGCTTCCGTACCTCTCACTCGACCATCCCAAGCAAACGTTGGGTCGTCGGTGGGGAAATCGGCCACCGCGAACACGGAGCTGCCCCAACGGTCGAAGATTTGCCATTTGTGCACTTTCACCACGCCTGTCCCACCGTGTATCATCAAGAGTGAGTTGAGCGGGTCGTTGCTATTGGGTTTGAAGATGTTGGGAACGTAGATGAGGCGGTCTTTGCGCACCTTCACGATGACTTGGTCGCGCACGACGCAGCCGTTGACATCGCGCACGGTGATGACGTGGCGATACGATTCGAGCGGAGCGTAGGTGAATTCGAGACACGGTACCGTGCCGAGCGAGTCACAACCGGGCGCATAATTCCAAGTGATGGACTCGATGGGGGTTTCGTTGGCTATCTGTGCCAACACGGTAGCGGATTCGCCGAGTTGCACCTCAATGTCGTCGCCGAGTTCCACGACCAATTCGCCGGGTTCGGTGATGGTGACGAGGGTATCCAGTTTGCAGCCGTTGGCATCCACCAAGGCAATGGTGTAATTGCCAGCGGTCAGGTTGGTGTATTGGTTGCCCGTAGCGCCGCCGTCGAAGGTGAAAATGAATGGCGGGGTGCCGCCGACCACGTTGTTGACGCGAACGGCGCCATTGTCTTCGCCAAAGCAAAGAATGTTCTGAACAGACAGGTCAAACGCCGTTGGCACCTCTGGGTCATTGATTACTTGCACGGTGACGCTGTCTTTGCAGCCGTTGAGGTTGTTGCTGACGACGAATTTGTAGGTGCCTGCTTTGTCAGCCACTGGATTGAGGCCATTGGCCCCCGAAACGATGTTGCCATCCGAGGTGGTCCACTGATAGGTGAAATTGCCTCCAATGGAAGTGCCTGCGGTGTTGATGGTGACGGAGGTGATGCTGCAATTGAGCAACTGCGGCACTGTGGCGTTCACCTGTGGTTTGGTGAAGTTTTGCGTGACCGTCACTGGAATGGGACGCACGCAGCCGTTTGGTGCCACGATATTGAAGGTGTAGGCGCCTGCTTGTGTCACCGTGACGACCAAATCATTGGACTGGAAGCCGCCCGGCCCTGTCCAGAAGTGTGTGGCACCGGGGGTGACGACGGTGCCGCCGATTTGCGCCACTCCGTTGTTAAAGCAGTTGAGCTCGGTGCCTTCCGCTGCCCCTTCGGGGAAATTGGCATCCACAGCCATTGTGGTGGTAGCAGTGGCAGTGCATCCGTTGGGCGCTGTGCCGACAACTGTGTAAAGCCCCGGGTCGCCCACCTGCAAGGTGGCGAGGTTCTGATTGCTGGGGTTAATGCCGATTCCAGACCACAAGAATTGAGTATTGGGAAGGGAACTGGTCACGCTCAAGGTGCCTTGGGGGGCGTCGCAGGTGATGGTGTCTGTGCTGACGGTCAAAACAGGTGCGACATTGTCCAAGAATACTTCCACGTTGTCGGTAGCTTGGCAACCTGTGGTTGGGATGAAGATAGTAAGGGTATAAATTCCCGGCACCGTGACGTTGGGCTTTACTTCGCTGCTGTTGCCAGCAATGCCCGGCCCCGACCATTCATAAACGATGATGCCTCCGCCGGGAGCGGACGAGCCACTGCCATCCAGCGTAACGCTCTGCACATCGCAGGTGAGCGTTTGGTCTGTGCCAGCACTGGCGGTTGGCAGGTTTTGGTCTTGATTGACGGTGACTTGGTCGGAACTGGTGCAGCCGTTCAGGTTGCTGGTAATGAGCAGCGTGTAACTGCCCGGCACCAACACGACGGGATTGGGTTGGTTTTGATTGGCGGTGGTGATGCCTGGCCCTGACCATTGAATGGCGTAATCAGGCCCGCTGCTGGAAGCGCTTGAATTGAGCGAGACCCCGGTTGTGCTGTTCGCACAAGTGATGATTTGGTCGGGGCCCGCATTGGCAATGGGCGGAACGTAATCTTCATTCACGTTGACCACGTCAATTTTTGAACATCCGTTGTTGGTGTTCGTCACGACCAACGTGTAGGCACCGCTTGCGTGAATCAGCGGCGACATCATGTTCTGTTGACCTGCCACAATGCCGGGGCCTGTCCAAGAATAGGTAATGCCGGGGCCTGTCTGTGATTGTGAGCCATCGAGCAGCAAGGTATCAATCGCGCAAGTCAATGTTCGGTCAATACCTGCATTCGCCACCGGGAAATCCCCGTCGAGCGCCACATACACTTGGGCAGTGGCAGTGCAGAAATTCACGATGTTGGTGACGAGCAGGGTGTATGTGCCAGAATCGGCCACTACTGGGTTTTGCACGTTGAAGTTGCCGGTGTTGATGCCGGGGCCTTGCCAGAGATACTCAAAGTTGTTGCCCACACTGGAGGCGGAGGCATCAATGGCGCGGCTGTTTTGGGCACACGTCAGGGTGAAGCTGGCTCCTGCGTCAGCAGTGGGTTGTGCGATGTCTTGATTGACGGTGACGGCATCTTGCGCTGTGCAGCCGTTGCTGGTATTCGTCACCACAAGGACGTAGTTGCCCGGCTGAGTCACGTTGGGGCTTTGTTGGTTTTGATTGCTTGCATTGATGCCCGGCCCTGTCCAAAGGTACGCGATGTCGGTCCCTGTCGCGGATTGGCTGCCATCAAGGGTGACATTGGTCGTTTGGCAGTTGAGCATCCAATCTTGGCCTGCGGCGGCGGCAGGTGTCACAATGTCTTGCGTGACCTCGACCGTATCGGTCGAGACGCAGGAGTTGGTTGTGTTTGTGATGCTCAGGATGTAAATACCCGGTTGGGTGACGCTGGGCGTGAGTTGGTTCTGATTGCCCGCATTGATGCCCGGCCCACTCCATTGGGTTTGAAAGTTGGCACCAGAGGAAGAGCCAGAGCCATCAAGCACATAGCTTGTCTGGGCGCATGTGAGCAATCCATTGGCGCCCGCGCTTGCAGCAGGGTAAACTGCATTGGTATTCACAATGGTAAAGTTGGAGGAAGTACATCCGTTGGTTGAGTTGGACACCACGATGATGTAGGTGCCGGGCACGCTGACGACGGGCTGTGCCAAGGTCGCGTTGGCTGGTGTGATGCCCGGCCCTGTCCACAAGTAAGAGAAGTTGGGGCCGGAGGAAGAGTTGCCGCCAAGCGTGGCGGAGGTCGTCACGCAGTCAATGGTTTGGTTTGGGCCAGCAATGGCGTTGGGGGGTGTGAGGTCGTCGGTCACGGTCGCCTGTGCCGATGCGGTGCAAGTGTTGTCCGTGTTAGTGACAACAACTGTGTAAACTCCCGGCACGGTCACGACTGGTTTTACTTCGTTTTGATTGGCAGGTGTGATACCCGGGCCGCTCCACAGATAAGTGAAGTTAGGCCCTGTGCTGGATGCGGAGGCATCCAAGGTGTCCGTCGCGTTGTTGAAGCAGTTGAGAACCAAATTGCCACCCGACGAAGCGGAAGGCGGTGTGATGTCCTGCAAAACGACTACGACATCTGTATTGAAACAGTTGTTGGTGGTGTTTGTCACGGTCAGATTGTAAGTACCCGGCACCGTGATGTTGGAAGGGCTTTGGGCTGTGGCGTTGGCACCGGATATGCCCGGCCCGCTCCACTGGTAGGTGATGCCCGGACCGGAAGACGAGCCAGAGCCATTTATATTCACCGAATTGACGGTGCAATTCAACACCAAATCAGGACCAGCATTGGCCGAAGGCACATCGGCATCCTGCGTGACCGTCGCTTGGTCGGTTGCCGTGCATCCGTTGGCAGGATTGGTCACTTGCAAGGTGTAATCACCGGGAACGGTGACGGTTGGGTTGGGCAAGTTTTGGTTGTTGGCACCGATGCCTGGTCCGCTCCACAAGAAGGTGATGCCCGCAGGGGTGCCAGAGCCATTGAGCACAATGCCATTGGGCGACGAGCAGGTAAGCATTTGGTCAGGTCCTGCGCTGGCAGAGGGTGCCGCTATATCCTGCGATATGACGACTGTTTCGCTGGCAGAGCAGCCATTGGCCGCATTGGATATGGTGAGGGTGTAGGTGCCCGGCGTGCTTACTTGCGGGTTGTATTGGTTTTGGTTGCCGGCATTGATGCCGGGTCCTGTCCAAGTGGCCGAGTAGTCGGGGCCTTGCGACGAGTTGTTGCCACCAATAGTGACGGTCGTGAGGACGCAGGTAAGAGTTTGGTCATTGCCGGCGTCCACGGAGGGCAACACGATATTCGAGGTCACCACGACTGTGTCTTTTTTGAAACAACCATTGGTCAAGTTGGTCACGGTGAGGATGTAGGTATCTGCCGCATTGACCGTCGGGGTTGGGTTGTTTTGATTGCCGGCATTGATTCCTGCGCCTGTCCACAAGAACTGTGCGGGCGCGCCGCCAGCGTTGCCTGAGCCGTTGAGGGTGACGCTGCTTTGCAGGCAAGTGATGAGCTGGTCGTTTCCCGCATTGGCGGTTGGGATGTCCGTGTCTTGAATGACGGTTGCCGATGCCGTGCTGGTGCAGCCATTGCCTGTGTTGGTGATGGTCACGGTGTAGTTGCCCGGCTGGGTCACGTTGGGGTTGGCTACGTTTTGATTGCCGGCATTGATACCCGGTCCGGCCCAGTTGTAACTCGGCGTTGGCGCATTGGTGCTTGAATTGATGGTGGCTGTTGATTGGAGACAGTTGATGGTGTCGCCGGTTGCGCTGGCCGTTGGCGGCGTCACGTCACCCGTCACCGTGGCAGTAGCCGTGGAGGTACAGCCGTTCACGGGATTGGTGACGGTGAGGGTGTAGGTGCCTGTTTGATTGACGCTGGGGTTTTGCTGGTTTTGGTTGGCGGGTGTGATGCCGGGGCCTGCCCAGAGGTAATTGACCCCTGAGGTGGGTGAACTTCCTTGCAGCGTGGTTGAGCTTGCCAAACAAGTGATGTTGCCTCCTGATGCTGTGGCGCCCGGCGGCACGGTATTGCCCGGCACCACGACTGTGGCCGTATCCTTGCAGCCGGCGGCGGCAAAGTTGTTGGTCACGATGAGGTGATAGGTGCCAGTCATGTTTACATTTTGAGTGGATTGGTTGCCAATGGTTGTCCAAGCAGCATTGGTCCAAGTGTACGTCACCGTAGGCCCTGTCGTGGAGCCGGTGCTGTTCAGTGTCAAGGCGGGGCTATTGCAATCAATGGTTTGTGCTCCGCCGATATTCGCCACGGCCGGCACTTTCACGATGGTGAATTGCACCACGCTGTCGCATCCGTCCACCGATTGTAAGGTTTCGCTAAACGGGCCGCCTGCGTTGCAGTAACTATTGCCATTGAACTCGAAGCACTGCCCT
This genomic interval from Saprospiraceae bacterium contains the following:
- a CDS encoding gliding motility-associated C-terminal domain-containing protein, with product MNKQLLLFPVLFLLCQHVLIAQVAPPCPTPPPPGAEACPTACVYCDFDGYMGINNGTPSGGNTVCGQIFIHNDQWFGFVAGTQSITINIATSNCQAGNGLQAAFFSNCQSDALTCNPGSAGGGGQPLILTYSNFVPGQTYFLMVDGWTNDVCNYEIEVLDGSVSPPAPAAPSAPEGPTQVCPGAVVEYTIPQVEGAGYYTWTGPPGSRINGTNSNTLTLPAPNGNTVTITFGNLGGTVCVRVGNACFPPQQACITVTNQPIPPTIKPKLTLCYQDLPFFWDEQPYNIINNPGTYNLQSTPYDSYLGCDSIVRQTVEIKFPIISNMGIRYICEGQCFEFNGNSYCNAGGPFSETLQSVDGCDSVVQFTIVKVPAVANIGGAQTIDCNSPALTLNSTGSTTGPTVTYTWTNAAWTTIGNQSTQNVNMTGTYHLIVTNNFAAAGCKDTATVVVPGNTVPPGATASGGNITCLASSTTLQGSSPTSGVNYLWAGPGITPANQNQQNPSVNQTGTYTLTVTNPVNGCTSTATATVTGDVTPPTASATGDTINCLQSTATINSSTNAPTPSYNWAGPGINAGNQNVANPNVTQPGNYTVTITNTGNGCTSTASATVIQDTDIPTANAGNDQLITCLQSSVTLNGSGNAGGAPAQFLWTGAGINAGNQNNPTPTVNAADTYILTVTNLTNGCFKKDTVVVTSNIVLPSVDAGNDQTLTCVLTTVTIGGNNSSQGPDYSATWTGPGINAGNQNQYNPQVSTPGTYTLTISNAANGCSASETVVISQDIAAPSASAGPDQMLTCSSPNGIVLNGSGTPAGITFLWSGPGIGANNQNLPNPTVTVPGDYTLQVTNPANGCTATDQATVTQDADVPSANAGPDLVLNCTVNSVNINGSGSSSGPGITYQWSGPGISGANATAQSPSNITVPGTYNLTVTNTTNNCFNTDVVVVLQDITPPSASSGGNLVLNCFNNATDTLDASASSTGPNFTYLWSGPGITPANQNEVKPVVTVPGVYTVVVTNTDNTCTASAQATVTDDLTPPNAIAGPNQTIDCVTTSATLGGNSSSGPNFSYLWTGPGITPANATLAQPVVSVPGTYIIVVSNSTNGCTSSNFTIVNTNAVYPAASAGANGLLTCAQTSYVLDGSGSSSGANFQTQWSGPGINAGNQNQLTPSVTQPGIYILSITNTTNSCVSTDTVEVTQDIVTPAAAAGQDWMLNCQTTNVTLDGSQSATGTDIAYLWTGPGINASNQNQQSPNVTQPGNYVLVVTNTSNGCTAQDAVTVNQDIAQPTADAGASFTLTCAQNSRAIDASASSVGNNFEYLWQGPGINTGNFNVQNPVVADSGTYTLLVTNIVNFCTATAQVYVALDGDFPVANAGIDRTLTCAIDTLLLDGSQSQTGPGITYSWTGPGIVAGQQNMMSPLIHASGAYTLVVTNTNNGCSKIDVVNVNEDYVPPIANAGPDQIITCANSTTGVSLNSSASSSGPDYAIQWSGPGITTANQNQPNPVVLVPGSYTLLITSNLNGCTSSDQVTVNQDQNLPTASAGTDQTLTCDVQSVTLDGSGSSAPGGGIIVYEWSGPGIAGNSSEVKPNVTVPGIYTLTIFIPTTGCQATDNVEVFLDNVAPVLTVSTDTITCDAPQGTLSVTSSLPNTQFLWSGIGINPSNQNLATLQVGDPGLYTVVGTAPNGCTATATTTMAVDANFPEGAAEGTELNCFNNGVAQIGGTVVTPGATHFWTGPGGFQSNDLVVTVTQAGAYTFNIVAPNGCVRPIPVTVTQNFTKPQVNATVPQLLNCSITSVTINTAGTSIGGNFTYQWTTSDGNIVSGANGLNPVADKAGTYKFVVSNNLNGCKDSVTVQVINDPEVPTAFDLSVQNILCFGEDNGAVRVNNVVGGTPPFIFTFDGGATGNQYTNLTAGNYTIALVDANGCKLDTLVTITEPGELVVELGDDIEVQLGESATVLAQIANETPIESITWNYAPGCDSLGTVPCLEFTYAPLESYRHVITVRDVNGCVVRDQVIVKVRKDRLIYVPNIFKPNSNDPLNSLLMIHGGTGVVKVHKWQIFDRWGSSVFAVADFPTDDPTFAWDGRVRGTEAHTGVYVWWAEIEFLDGEVELFKGDVTIIR
- a CDS encoding BlaI/MecI/CopY family transcriptional regulator, which codes for MPINKPTDSELEILHILWEKGPSTVRTVNDLLNERRKSNAMAARNVAKPKESAGYTTTLKLMQIMFEKGLVSREEDGRTHVYAAAVREEDTQSLLLQQFVDNTFRGSAARLVMQALGSHEASSEELDEIKSLIAQLEQQQPKS
- a CDS encoding 1-acyl-sn-glycerol-3-phosphate acyltransferase is translated as MPYRNIRLHPLLRLIYFLLRVLGWFGITVFFRRRLVLGAENYRFDGPAIVVPNHPSTLMDVFNPGMPVRQEMFFLANYGLFKHPVSNWLLTRLFCIPVKRREDVEAGEERNNAAAFKQSFQHLEKNGVLFIAAEGTSWMHRWVRDFKTGTARIAFGAESRNNWNLGVKIIPIGLTYDAPHLFRSQVVVHCGQPIWPRDWAEAWQQNPERAVQDFTNELQRRVAALTVHTRDEKGEKFIGRLEEILKNEHPNALKANFFKLKHLAETRLDDTALNAQVKHYFRRLSATRLSDLGVRAWVSPNRGWLTFADTFLLVAGWVPYMVGYAFWFLPCYLPWLLNKKLDLYIGYSSTVKMLAGLITFPLALWAAYRFVPTWLGWASGQWALPLLLVALGFFVERYTDVARRAWERFKAGRYATAKPEKFETLTVLRRDILTTVTEA